One window of uncultured Methanoregula sp. genomic DNA carries:
- a CDS encoding cysteine-rich small domain-containing protein, producing MRYYTDNNTLFIRGSFRAASTGICGGIRSLPTLLHTTIPPGAGAEDPDKVLGRIAAGAGLDMEYSGFLTAIPVCQFCILQYDFITVFIAAGIRREPPAGTGGITIIVTSTEGFDDAALVEAVMVAAEAKAEALQALDLPISGTPSDGVIVAGEGDTCHWSAGRLTAAGTRIRAAIAHGLPEALKRHDTGVRSDRPAYFIFSRFRGEHWIEWVPETCPYYPCHFEGQACDFCYCPFYPCRNEQLGQWVESASGGKVWNCATCTLLHKPEIASYLKKFPGATLDELVLVSGSKKR from the coding sequence TCGCTGCCGACCCTTCTTCACACAACGATCCCGCCCGGTGCAGGCGCTGAGGATCCGGACAAGGTACTCGGGCGGATAGCTGCCGGTGCCGGCCTGGACATGGAGTACTCCGGGTTCCTCACCGCGATTCCCGTCTGCCAGTTCTGTATTCTCCAGTACGATTTCATCACGGTATTCATCGCGGCCGGCATCCGCCGCGAACCCCCGGCAGGAACGGGCGGGATCACGATCATCGTCACGAGCACGGAAGGGTTCGACGATGCCGCTCTCGTGGAAGCCGTCATGGTTGCTGCCGAAGCCAAGGCAGAGGCGCTCCAGGCACTCGATCTCCCCATCTCCGGAACGCCCTCCGACGGCGTGATTGTAGCCGGCGAAGGAGATACCTGCCACTGGTCGGCAGGACGTCTCACGGCAGCCGGGACGAGGATCAGGGCGGCCATTGCCCACGGGTTACCGGAAGCCCTGAAGCGGCACGATACCGGGGTCCGATCCGATCGGCCGGCATACTTTATCTTCAGCCGGTTCAGGGGTGAACACTGGATTGAATGGGTGCCGGAAACCTGCCCGTACTATCCCTGCCATTTTGAGGGACAGGCCTGCGATTTCTGCTACTGCCCGTTTTACCCGTGCAGGAATGAACAGCTCGGGCAGTGGGTGGAGAGTGCCAGCGGAGGAAAGGTCTGGAACTGTGCAACGTGCACGCTCCTGCACAAACCAGAGATCGCCAGCTACCTGAAAAAATTCCCGGGTGCAACGCTTGACGAGCTGGTACTCGTTTCAGGCTCAAAAAAGA